Proteins from a single region of Dyadobacter fanqingshengii:
- a CDS encoding M4 family metallopeptidase — MEYSTDPAGLNKEYRLELLPEKGLPAVRLMAVTGKIQKKKVFFTEKNNNASFNDDLPNPFSVATAAGLLWGVRETMIVFQKYFGWNGLNNAGKLLDVELIEENFSNAYFSTDEERIKVLGDAGINVPDVSIGAICHEFTHGVFYYRGYNTGVYSNQYLAISESLSDIFSVFVKKEVEKAASYNWICGDATKAGGFRNFENPNLTFHPDTYGDTFWQEWDDPKFNPHVNASVINHCFYHLAQGSGGPKKNFHGTPYNCVGIGVPKAIEIFWGAMDGLSTESTFFDLRKRTLEVVHKMGHPTGSELDLAVREGWKSVGLGQDLAITDVICETGKTAESIFYGQVPINTGKGDVIGDAQAGKINVLVDCVNKPQIHTLIADPTTAIHFIDSNDADQIYTIDNDEKLSKQGVTVHFATRLAHDYFQAHHNFSSMDGNGTTEIWNYVGDPLKAYSHGYNQVTKFFKYDNDNTRLSIDQIAGTYFSGIYYNVKNVQSPELGESIAVRLALADIFGLEVNNEYRVSKNQQPIWTIGADAFSGNEYLRSFSNPTLKGQLNFYKSPNWAFATPEQMAGVWTQFYYLISNGSGLNGYTNADGQTKFILKLKEGVPAKIMFTAFHKFLSDNPTFPEMALAILSSVANNGYSQKSTTWKTCKDALDCVLGQNGVNPPDLWAVDGNGDPAKEVDPLNAMFRANVLYPGKEGDRLFEVSENQAFKDELAPVYRAFQHTSEVLLPYIDEKDPGEQTSSAKFYLEGGKQYFVRSRLFSANGPGCASSIGGPLECRDLEKMTENWSTTLEVTTLPIISNVISPLENDKVDAWGSKFNWHATPGAAGYVMRVTDLSGAVPVMDRPFKSTSDESESVEIALAKERGYSWQIVATHKLGSEEGVSWDKVSKTLVKTGLTDVDIFGEWTGSISFKTSLPETPLLVPPGPADVEHVPPFGEDILLSAEEAPGATGYRYHIQDKKDDMEVPLVLYDHENLKLPDISNGKVYTWAFEPYKEATPPFITEKEFGKKYFSTFVVDYSLVPAPVLLSPVNDAVFNFGTSTPDQVFSWSPVAGAVEYDYSVDFAEDEVTDNHSSTSETSVAMDVGDVSTGAKGGFRWRVRAKAKDEKGDWIEGPYSPLSFYWLRPEKTNLKYPSDGAQTVDNHKAEFSWYEQWAPAGHLFRLWKDNVIVFEKEVFGKSITITNLEVNTDYTWDAPAMTKTPTATHFPETYTFAHFRTGNAQDEEKNGKEIKEYDPNEDEAGPGDPNDPNDPDQGSGDVFYPQLGFTVDVKDGEFADTYSYSYKVTVTSDKGYSREWNCAVNGLGVVFIPEDLFQTKVNGDLPEDTALYHFHLEITDLNGKDDSYAASPTYDFALLLYDALPAVQGKKMPLLDSIPQSGVFGGRWVGCSIDFDFEYTFSTKKPKP, encoded by the coding sequence ATGGAGTATTCGACAGATCCAGCGGGGTTAAATAAAGAATATCGGCTGGAATTGTTGCCTGAGAAAGGTTTACCGGCAGTTAGACTCATGGCTGTAACCGGTAAAATTCAAAAAAAGAAAGTATTTTTTACTGAGAAAAATAACAATGCAAGTTTTAATGACGATCTACCTAATCCGTTCTCCGTTGCTACTGCTGCGGGATTATTGTGGGGTGTAAGAGAAACAATGATCGTCTTTCAAAAGTACTTCGGTTGGAATGGACTTAATAATGCGGGAAAACTCTTAGACGTTGAGTTGATTGAAGAGAATTTTAGCAACGCTTATTTCTCAACAGACGAAGAAAGGATAAAAGTGCTTGGAGACGCCGGAATCAATGTTCCGGATGTCAGCATCGGAGCTATTTGTCATGAATTTACTCATGGAGTTTTTTATTACAGGGGGTATAATACTGGCGTATACTCTAATCAATATCTAGCAATTAGTGAATCTCTTTCCGATATATTTTCAGTCTTCGTTAAAAAAGAAGTTGAGAAGGCTGCCAGTTACAATTGGATTTGTGGTGACGCCACCAAGGCAGGAGGCTTTCGCAACTTCGAAAACCCAAATTTGACTTTTCACCCGGATACCTATGGAGACACGTTCTGGCAAGAATGGGATGACCCGAAATTTAACCCACACGTTAATGCAAGTGTAATCAATCATTGCTTTTATCATCTTGCGCAAGGCTCTGGCGGCCCTAAGAAAAATTTTCACGGCACACCGTATAATTGTGTAGGTATTGGTGTACCAAAAGCAATTGAGATTTTCTGGGGAGCGATGGATGGTCTTTCCACTGAATCTACTTTTTTCGATCTCCGCAAAAGAACGTTGGAAGTAGTGCATAAAATGGGTCATCCAACTGGTTCGGAACTAGATTTAGCAGTAAGAGAAGGCTGGAAGTCAGTAGGTTTAGGGCAAGATTTGGCTATTACTGATGTAATCTGTGAAACAGGAAAAACAGCCGAGTCAATTTTTTACGGACAAGTTCCGATTAACACTGGAAAAGGGGATGTAATTGGAGATGCTCAGGCAGGCAAAATCAATGTTCTCGTAGACTGCGTAAATAAACCGCAAATACATACCTTGATTGCTGATCCAACTACTGCAATCCACTTCATAGACAGTAATGACGCTGATCAGATTTATACCATAGATAACGATGAAAAGCTTTCCAAACAAGGTGTGACAGTACATTTTGCTACAAGGCTTGCTCATGATTACTTTCAGGCTCACCATAACTTTTCGAGCATGGATGGTAATGGAACTACGGAAATTTGGAATTACGTAGGTGATCCCCTGAAAGCATATTCACATGGCTACAACCAGGTAACGAAGTTTTTCAAATACGATAACGACAATACACGCTTATCCATTGACCAAATTGCCGGAACCTACTTCAGCGGAATTTATTATAACGTTAAAAATGTGCAGTCACCTGAACTAGGTGAGTCGATAGCCGTGCGTTTGGCGTTAGCCGATATCTTTGGTTTAGAAGTTAACAACGAATATCGGGTGTCAAAAAATCAGCAACCGATATGGACCATTGGTGCTGACGCATTCTCTGGCAATGAATACTTGCGAAGCTTTTCAAATCCAACGCTTAAAGGACAACTTAATTTTTATAAATCGCCCAACTGGGCATTTGCAACTCCAGAACAAATGGCTGGCGTCTGGACACAATTCTATTACTTGATAAGCAATGGTTCCGGACTGAATGGCTACACAAATGCTGATGGGCAAACCAAGTTCATCCTCAAACTGAAAGAGGGTGTGCCCGCCAAAATAATGTTTACAGCCTTTCACAAGTTCTTGTCGGATAACCCGACATTTCCGGAAATGGCTCTGGCAATACTATCATCAGTGGCTAACAACGGATATTCGCAAAAGTCAACAACCTGGAAGACTTGCAAAGATGCGCTGGATTGTGTTTTGGGGCAAAACGGTGTAAATCCGCCTGATCTTTGGGCAGTTGACGGCAATGGTGACCCTGCTAAGGAGGTAGACCCGCTCAACGCAATGTTTCGGGCAAATGTGCTTTATCCAGGCAAAGAAGGCGACCGACTTTTTGAGGTTTCTGAAAATCAAGCGTTCAAAGATGAACTGGCTCCTGTTTACCGAGCATTTCAGCATACATCAGAAGTATTGTTGCCATATATTGATGAAAAAGATCCGGGGGAGCAGACCAGCAGTGCTAAATTTTATCTGGAAGGCGGAAAACAATACTTTGTGCGCAGCAGACTTTTCAGTGCAAATGGACCTGGCTGCGCTAGTTCGATCGGTGGACCTTTGGAGTGCCGTGACTTGGAAAAGATGACCGAGAACTGGAGCACAACGCTGGAAGTGACAACCTTACCGATCATTTCAAATGTGATAAGCCCATTGGAAAACGACAAAGTAGATGCCTGGGGCAGCAAGTTTAATTGGCATGCAACGCCAGGTGCAGCAGGTTATGTCATGCGTGTAACAGATCTTTCGGGAGCAGTTCCTGTTATGGACCGTCCTTTTAAATCGACTAGTGACGAATCAGAGAGCGTAGAGATTGCTCTTGCCAAAGAACGTGGTTATAGTTGGCAAATAGTTGCCACCCATAAGTTGGGTTCAGAAGAAGGAGTGAGTTGGGATAAAGTTTCAAAGACACTGGTTAAAACCGGCCTAACAGACGTAGACATATTTGGAGAATGGACAGGCTCCATTTCTTTTAAAACCTCACTGCCCGAAACCCCTTTACTTGTGCCTCCCGGTCCTGCTGACGTAGAACATGTCCCTCCTTTTGGGGAAGATATCTTACTTTCTGCGGAGGAGGCTCCCGGAGCAACTGGTTATCGATACCACATTCAGGACAAAAAGGATGACATGGAAGTCCCGCTGGTTTTGTACGACCATGAAAATCTGAAACTACCTGACATTTCGAACGGCAAAGTATATACATGGGCGTTCGAGCCATACAAGGAGGCCACACCACCATTCATTACTGAGAAAGAGTTTGGCAAAAAGTATTTTTCAACCTTTGTGGTTGACTATTCGCTAGTGCCAGCGCCGGTGCTATTGTCACCTGTAAACGATGCAGTTTTTAACTTTGGAACATCAACACCCGATCAAGTTTTTTCTTGGTCTCCCGTGGCAGGAGCTGTGGAATACGATTATTCTGTTGACTTTGCAGAAGATGAAGTTACTGATAATCATAGCTCTACTTCGGAAACAAGTGTCGCCATGGATGTCGGCGATGTATCTACTGGTGCAAAGGGCGGTTTTAGGTGGAGAGTCAGGGCAAAGGCGAAAGACGAAAAAGGAGACTGGATAGAGGGACCCTATTCTCCCTTGTCATTCTATTGGCTGAGGCCTGAAAAAACAAATCTTAAATATCCGAGTGACGGTGCGCAAACTGTGGATAACCATAAAGCAGAATTCTCCTGGTACGAACAGTGGGCTCCGGCTGGACACCTTTTTAGATTATGGAAGGATAATGTGATCGTGTTCGAAAAAGAAGTTTTTGGCAAAAGCATAACAATCACCAATTTGGAAGTGAATACAGATTACACCTGGGATGCTCCGGCGATGACGAAAACGCCGACAGCAACACATTTCCCGGAAACCTACACGTTCGCACATTTCCGGACCGGAAATGCACAGGATGAAGAAAAGAATGGAAAGGAAATTAAGGAGTATGATCCCAATGAAGATGAAGCAGGGCCTGGGGATCCAAATGATCCGAATGACCCGGACCAAGGCTCAGGGGATGTTTTTTATCCTCAATTAGGCTTCACAGTCGATGTCAAGGACGGGGAATTTGCGGATACATATTCTTATTCCTACAAAGTTACTGTGACAAGTGACAAAGGCTATTCCAGAGAGTGGAATTGCGCCGTGAATGGACTGGGGGTAGTATTTATTCCAGAAGATCTTTTCCAGACGAAAGTCAATGGAGATTTGCCAGAGGACACAGCTCTGTACCACTTTCATCTTGAAATTACAGACCTCAATGGGAAAGACGACAGTTATGCCGCAAGCCCGACGTATGATTTTGCTCTGCTTTTATATGATGCTTTGCCAGCCGTTCAGGGCAAGAAGATGCCACTTTTAGATTCGATACCACAATCAGGCGTGTTCGGCGGCAGATGGGTGGGATGTAGCATTGATTTTGATTTTGAATACACCTTTTCAACCAAAAAACCGAAACCATGA
- the ahcY gene encoding adenosylhomocysteinase: MATSTETYIPYKVKDISLAEWGRKEITLAEAEMPGLMSIRAEYGPSQPLAGARVAGCLHMTIQTAVLIETLTALGAEVTWSSCNIFSTQDHAAAAIAAAGIPVYAWKGMNEEEFNWCIEQTLFFGEDRKPLNMILDDGGDLTNMVFDEYPELIEGIKGLSEETTTGVLRLYDRLKNGTLHLPAINVNDSVTKSKFDNKYGCRESLVDSIRRATDLMLAGKVAVVAGYGDVGKGSAESLRGAGCRVLVTEIDPICALQAAMDGFEVVTMDEAATRANIFVTATGNYKIITDRHFLAMRDKAVVCNIGHFDNEIDMAWLNSTYGDSKVQIKPQVDIYSVAGKDVIVLAEGRLVNLGCAMGHPSFVMSCSFSNQTLAQIELWTNTAAYDKKVYVLPKALDEKVAAFHLGHVGAKLETLSDEQAAYIGVSIEGPFKSETYRY, from the coding sequence ATGGCGACGTCAACAGAAACGTACATTCCTTACAAGGTAAAAGACATCAGTTTGGCCGAATGGGGCCGTAAAGAAATTACGCTTGCAGAAGCTGAAATGCCGGGTTTAATGTCAATCCGCGCAGAATACGGTCCATCACAGCCACTTGCGGGTGCACGTGTTGCCGGTTGCTTGCACATGACCATTCAAACGGCGGTTTTGATCGAAACGCTTACTGCACTGGGTGCTGAGGTTACCTGGTCTTCATGTAATATTTTCTCGACGCAAGATCACGCAGCAGCGGCGATCGCAGCAGCGGGCATCCCGGTTTACGCTTGGAAAGGCATGAACGAAGAGGAATTCAACTGGTGTATCGAGCAAACATTGTTCTTCGGCGAAGACCGCAAGCCATTGAATATGATCCTGGATGATGGTGGTGACCTTACTAATATGGTTTTTGACGAATATCCTGAGCTGATTGAAGGCATCAAAGGACTTTCGGAAGAAACGACAACAGGTGTGCTTCGTCTATATGACCGTTTGAAAAACGGAACGCTTCATTTGCCTGCAATCAATGTAAATGACTCAGTTACAAAATCTAAATTTGATAACAAATACGGCTGCCGCGAATCACTTGTGGATTCGATCCGTCGCGCAACTGACTTAATGCTTGCTGGTAAAGTAGCTGTTGTGGCTGGTTACGGTGACGTGGGTAAAGGTTCAGCAGAATCGCTTCGTGGCGCAGGATGCCGTGTGTTGGTTACTGAAATCGATCCAATTTGTGCGCTTCAGGCTGCAATGGATGGCTTCGAAGTGGTAACAATGGACGAAGCTGCAACGCGTGCGAACATTTTTGTAACAGCAACAGGAAACTACAAGATCATCACAGATCGTCACTTCCTGGCAATGCGCGACAAAGCGGTTGTTTGCAACATCGGTCACTTCGATAATGAAATCGATATGGCTTGGTTGAACTCAACTTACGGCGATTCAAAAGTGCAGATCAAACCACAGGTTGATATTTATTCAGTTGCCGGCAAAGATGTTATCGTTCTTGCAGAAGGCCGTTTGGTAAACCTTGGATGCGCAATGGGCCACCCATCATTCGTAATGTCATGCTCATTCTCTAACCAGACGCTTGCACAAATCGAACTTTGGACAAACACTGCGGCTTACGACAAAAAAGTATACGTACTTCCAAAAGCATTGGACGAAAAAGTTGCAGCCTTCCACCTGGGCCACGTAGGCGCAAAATTGGAAACGCTTTCGGACGAGCAGGCGGCTTACATCGGCGTTAGCATTGAAGGGCCGTTTAAGTCGGAGACTTATCGGTATTGA
- a CDS encoding TolC family protein — protein MKKLFLNQYIWAAKAFAIALTLSPLLSFGQAQPLSLQKAIELAQSRNRDLRIDSINIHKAKQQTAITRGLLMPNISLTGQFQHYFQKPVFFGLNGNTGSSEKIGYGRFGGEDIGTAQVSLVQPIYNSGAKHEIERRKLLEKQSQLSFRQREVDVVAQVKQNYVQLLVLNERLKLQKESIVRNQKALNDSRSLLAQGRALRVDTLRAYTSVKNLEPDVLRLTYALQISQQQLRNLLGDVSETNYVLSDSLELNANETVPAEDRTYKLSIQQRPDLQILTLNKEISDKEIELYKSARLPVVSFISQYQIQTQTNQFRFGNAAYPPVFYAGVQFAIPIFSGNQNINKIALGKIERQQADVIYNNAQEQLKTEVKQVLASLIETSERIKTQQNVSETAELSYSITKYRYEKGVASRLELIDSEFALTSAKSNYLEAVYDYLSSKIELDRITGNVKDQL, from the coding sequence ATGAAAAAGTTATTTTTAAATCAATATATCTGGGCGGCAAAAGCATTTGCCATTGCATTGACGCTGAGCCCATTGCTGTCTTTCGGGCAGGCGCAACCGTTGTCTTTGCAAAAGGCAATCGAGCTTGCACAAAGCCGGAACCGCGACCTGCGAATCGATTCGATCAACATTCACAAAGCCAAACAACAGACCGCCATTACGCGCGGTTTGTTGATGCCCAACATTAGTTTGACGGGACAGTTTCAACATTATTTCCAAAAACCGGTTTTTTTCGGTCTGAATGGTAATACGGGTAGCTCTGAAAAAATAGGTTATGGACGTTTTGGCGGTGAAGATATTGGCACCGCGCAAGTTTCTTTGGTTCAGCCTATTTACAATTCAGGTGCAAAGCATGAAATCGAGCGCAGAAAGCTGCTTGAAAAACAGAGCCAGCTTTCATTCCGCCAAAGGGAGGTCGACGTGGTGGCGCAGGTAAAGCAAAATTACGTTCAGCTGCTCGTTCTGAATGAGCGATTGAAACTCCAAAAGGAGAGTATCGTCAGAAACCAGAAGGCATTGAATGATTCCCGTTCGCTCCTCGCGCAGGGCCGTGCATTGCGGGTGGACACATTACGGGCATACACGTCCGTAAAAAACCTCGAACCCGATGTATTGAGACTTACTTATGCATTGCAGATAAGCCAGCAGCAATTGAGAAATCTGCTAGGAGATGTTTCGGAAACCAATTATGTACTTTCGGATTCACTCGAACTCAATGCCAACGAAACAGTTCCTGCCGAGGACAGAACGTACAAATTATCCATTCAGCAACGCCCCGACTTGCAGATTCTTACATTGAACAAGGAAATCAGTGATAAGGAGATTGAATTATACAAATCGGCTAGATTGCCTGTTGTGAGCTTTATCAGCCAATATCAAATCCAGACACAAACCAACCAATTTCGTTTCGGCAACGCTGCTTACCCACCCGTTTTCTACGCCGGAGTGCAATTTGCAATCCCCATTTTCAGCGGAAACCAAAACATCAATAAAATAGCATTGGGCAAAATCGAGAGACAGCAAGCCGATGTGATTTACAACAATGCGCAGGAGCAACTGAAAACCGAAGTAAAACAGGTCTTGGCCAGTCTGATTGAAACATCCGAAAGGATCAAAACCCAGCAGAATGTTTCTGAAACAGCAGAACTCAGTTATTCCATCACAAAATACAGATACGAAAAAGGCGTCGCTTCGAGGCTGGAACTTATCGATTCCGAGTTCGCATTAACATCAGCCAAATCCAATTATCTGGAAGCAGTTTATGATTATCTATCCTCAAAAATCGAATTGGACCGCATTACAGGCAACGTAAAGGATCAGCTATAA
- a CDS encoding T9SS type A sorting domain-containing protein — translation MTKIISGAILLFSLYAFQAKAQNQIIKSKYGLTIYPVNTTINAVTLYPNPAALTVRFKSTKPLVGFNLEVVDQTGLSCLKLQHRTDETLDISKLPTGIYIVRFTKGKESYSQKLIVQRE, via the coding sequence ATGACGAAGATTATATCAGGTGCAATCCTATTATTTAGTCTTTATGCATTTCAAGCAAAAGCTCAGAATCAAATCATTAAAAGTAAATATGGATTAACGATTTATCCAGTAAATACAACGATTAACGCAGTCACCCTTTATCCTAATCCTGCCGCTTTAACGGTAAGATTTAAATCAACAAAGCCATTAGTTGGCTTCAATTTAGAGGTGGTTGATCAAACAGGATTAAGTTGTTTAAAGCTGCAACACCGGACAGATGAAACACTAGATATTTCCAAACTCCCAACTGGAATATATATCGTTCGATTTACGAAGGGAAAAGAATCTTATTCCCAGAAGCTGATCGTGCAACGGGAGTAG
- a CDS encoding SHOCT domain-containing protein, with protein sequence MKALTNTGKQYVEDVAVKYNLKTETVEALLRAVISGNGTMAQFNIAELGGSGQWMKGGMTMVGDMFNNSLKSTVDRLCSELSTQVTSQVLYEETGNESLEWHQESRSTATDSNITSSWPSVFGNPTSSGSQNNFRYAYFAPVRRLVIEENGKRTIYDTKHHQITGISQQQGSGNSYKFTSQEGQVDLGSLDLISEPGEQTQPTPELAYDVTSTADLHRESQTSPTDRSPQDIIIATIEKVNILFEKGQISEEEFKAKKQELLARL encoded by the coding sequence ATGAAAGCACTGACAAATACAGGCAAGCAATATGTTGAAGACGTTGCTGTAAAATATAATCTCAAAACCGAGACTGTTGAAGCGCTGTTAAGAGCAGTAATCAGCGGAAATGGAACAATGGCCCAGTTCAACATTGCAGAACTTGGCGGATCCGGACAGTGGATGAAAGGCGGTATGACGATGGTAGGTGATATGTTCAATAATTCGTTGAAAAGCACAGTAGATAGGCTTTGTAGTGAGCTATCCACCCAGGTTACCAGCCAGGTTCTGTATGAAGAAACCGGTAACGAATCGTTGGAATGGCATCAAGAGAGCAGATCTACGGCAACCGATAGCAATATAACCAGTTCCTGGCCTTCTGTCTTTGGAAACCCTACGTCAAGCGGCTCACAGAACAATTTCCGATATGCCTATTTTGCGCCGGTAAGGAGGCTTGTTATTGAGGAAAATGGCAAGCGGACAATTTATGACACAAAACATCATCAAATTACCGGCATTTCGCAACAGCAAGGTTCGGGGAATTCCTACAAGTTTACCAGCCAGGAAGGCCAGGTGGATTTGGGAAGTTTGGATTTGATATCTGAGCCGGGTGAGCAAACGCAGCCAACGCCGGAACTTGCATATGATGTTACTTCAACGGCCGATCTGCACAGGGAAAGCCAGACGAGCCCGACTGATCGCAGCCCGCAAGATATCATTATTGCGACGATTGAAAAGGTGAATATTTTGTTTGAAAAAGGGCAGATCAGTGAGGAAGAATTCAAAGCCAAAAAGCAGGAATTGCTCGCAAGATTATAA
- a CDS encoding mechanosensitive ion channel family protein, with translation MIFAQISKITDPIVVKMDRWFDESIRFVPNLIIAILILVVFRFLARYGSRFMEKGLTRASQNIALVSLISALTRIAIVTTGLFFALGVLGLDKTVTSLLAGAGVLALALGFAFQDLTTNFISGAFIAIQRPIKVGDVIETNGFTGKVLSIGLRSVKLDNFAGQLVELPSKDIFQKPIVNFTHSGDRRVQLECSIGYKDDLFLVEEVALSAIKPLPFLQKLKPIELNFIRFSEKSIDFEVLFWIDQSKIGPGPAKSVAMKSIKKVFDENNIAFPTPVRPMEIANIAPLNSPS, from the coding sequence ATGATATTTGCACAAATTTCAAAAATAACGGATCCGATCGTCGTGAAAATGGACAGATGGTTCGACGAAAGCATTCGCTTTGTTCCCAACCTGATCATAGCGATTCTGATTCTTGTCGTTTTCCGGTTTCTGGCTCGTTACGGCAGTCGGTTTATGGAAAAAGGGCTCACCAGGGCTTCACAAAACATTGCATTAGTCAGTCTGATTTCCGCATTAACCCGCATTGCAATCGTTACAACGGGCTTGTTCTTTGCGCTCGGCGTTTTGGGTTTGGATAAAACCGTTACATCGTTACTGGCAGGGGCCGGGGTGCTGGCTTTGGCGCTTGGTTTTGCATTTCAGGATCTTACCACCAATTTTATTTCCGGCGCATTTATTGCAATTCAACGCCCCATTAAAGTCGGTGACGTGATTGAAACCAACGGTTTTACAGGCAAAGTCCTTTCCATCGGCCTGCGATCGGTCAAGTTGGATAATTTCGCTGGACAGCTTGTGGAGCTTCCGAGTAAGGATATTTTTCAGAAACCTATTGTAAACTTCACACATTCAGGCGATAGGAGAGTGCAGCTCGAATGCAGCATTGGTTACAAGGACGATCTTTTTCTTGTGGAAGAGGTAGCGCTTTCCGCCATCAAACCCCTTCCATTCCTGCAAAAATTGAAACCAATAGAATTAAACTTCATCCGGTTCAGCGAAAAGAGCATTGATTTTGAAGTGCTATTTTGGATTGATCAGTCCAAAATAGGGCCTGGGCCAGCAAAAAGTGTGGCTATGAAGTCGATTAAGAAGGTTTTTGATGAAAATAATATTGCTTTTCCGACGCCGGTCCGGCCGATGGAGATTGCCAACATTGCTCCGTTGAATAGTCCAAGCTAA